Below is a window of Eschrichtius robustus isolate mEscRob2 chromosome 13, mEscRob2.pri, whole genome shotgun sequence DNA.
gtatttatctttctttgcctGACATTtttcttagcataataccctctaggtccatccatggtgtcacaaacagcaagatttttttttacggctgagtaatattccattgtgtatgtatataccacaccttcttatccattcatccattgatagtcacttaggctgcttccatatgttggctattataaataatgctgcaatgaacataagggtgcatatatcttttcaaactactgttttcattttcttcagataaatacccaggagtagatTTGCTGGATTGtctgctagttctatttttaatttttggagagactgccatactattttccatagcagcGACAAtaagtttacattcccatcatctgtgcaggagggttcccttttctctacatcctggccaacactggttatttgggttttttgttgttgttgttgttgttgtctttgataacagccatcctgacaggtgtgaggtgatatctctttgcggttttgatttgcatatccctgaccactagtgatgttcagcatcttttcatgtgcctgttgactaactgtatgccttctttggaaaaatgtctattcagatcctctactttttaatcaagttgtttgttttgatgttgagttgaatgagttatttgtatattttgtatattaaccccttattggatataccatttgcaaatattttctcccattcagtaggctgttttcttttgttgatagtttagctcactgtgcaaaagctttttagttcaatgtagtcccatttgtttatctttgcttttacctcccttgcctgaggagacataaccaaaaaaatattgctaagactgatgtcaaagagcatactgcctatgttttctggtagcagttttatggtttcaggtcttatatttacatctttaatctattttgaggttttttttgtatatggtgtgagaaagtagtccagtttgattcttttgcatgtagctgtccagttttcccaacaccatttattgaagaggctgtcttttccccattgtatgttcttgcctcatttgtcagagattaattgatcatataagtgtgggtttatttctgggatctctatttcgttctattgatctatgtgtctgtttttgcaccagtgccatattattttgattactatagctttgtagtatagtttgaaatgagggagcatgatacctccagctttgttctttctcaagattgttttggctgctcAGGAACTTCTGTTTCcacaaaaattttagaattatttgttctagttctgtgaaaaatgccatgggtattttgatggggattgcattgaatctgtagattgcctttggAGGTGTGGTTATTTTAACAATTCTTCCAGTCCATatgcacagtatatctttccattattttgtgtcatcttcaatttctttcagtagaggcttatagttttctgaacagcaggtcttttacctccttggttggatttattcctaggtattttattcttattgatgCAATTctaaatgggattgcttccttaatttctctttctgatagttcgttGTTGGTGTACAGAAAcaacatatttttgtatatcaattgTTTATCATgtaactttattgaattcatttattatatcatagttttttggtggcaacTTTACGATTTCTacatatggtatcatgtcatctgcaaacagtgagagttggttgttgttttggggggtttttgttttattttgtttttaggccacgccatgcagctcacgggatcctagttccccgaccagagactgaacccgtgcccttggcagtgaaagtgcagagtcgtaaccactggactgcaagtGAATTCCCAgtgagagttttatttcttccctttcaatttggattccttttatttatttttcttttctgtttcttgtggctaggacttccaaaactatgctgaataaaagtggtaagtgTGTTcatcctcatcttgttcctgatcttaaaggaactGCTTTCTGCTTTTCAGCGTTGAGTATGGTGCTGTTTATGACAATTTAGGTATTTTCTAAGACAAAATAGGTTTTCTGTACCATATCACTTCCTCTGAGCCCTACTGGAAGAATCTTTAATATTCACATTTATGTTCAAGGCAATCTAGGCTTTTTCTATCATGCTATTCAAAATTATTCCAGCTCCTATCCACTGCCCAACtccaaagccacttccacattttagtgtatttgttacagcagcatcccacttctaggtaccaaaatgtgtgttagtttcccagggctgctataacaaattatcacaaactcagtagcttaaaacaaaagaaatttattctcttacagttctgaatgtcagaagtccaaaatgattctcacagggctaaaatcaaggtattggtgGGGCTGGTTCCTCTAGGGGAGAATGCATTTCCTACTTTTCAGCCAACTGCATTCCTTGGTTCATGGCCACATCACTTCAACCTCTGTATCCATCATCACATATCCTTCTCTGACTTTGATCctctatcctttttcttttttaaatatttatttacttacttacttacttatttattttggctgcactgggtctttgttgtggcacacgggatcttcattgcagcaggtgggatctttagttgcagcatgaggacttcttagttgtggcatgtgggcttcttagttgtggcatgcgagcttcttagtgcagcatgtggacttcttaattgcggcatgcatgcaggatctagttccccaagcagggatcaaaccctggccccctgcattgggagcgcagagtcttacccactggatcacCATAAGGACCGTTGGGCTCACactgggtccacctggataatccagggtaTCTCCCCACCTcaggatccttaacttaatcatatctgcaaagtccctttgccatgtaaggtcaCATACTCACAAGTTGTAAAGATTAGAATATGGGCATCTTTGGAGGGAATTAATCTGCTTACTACAGCCATGTCCATTATTAACTGAAttctgtttaaaatgtttaaccCATATTTTCACTTACATAGTTTTAAGCACTGCCCCCACTGAATGCTCATCTTACTGAACTAACATTTTTGTCATTTCCATATTTCAAATGTTggttcttctaaaagttttggcAAGAAGAAATTCAGCAACAGAATAAGATTATGTATTGCACCACAAATTCCCAGAGCTGTTAATAACTGAATAATTCCTtaacttattatttttgtttggaaTATTTCCAAAGTATGTAGTAGTTTTATTATGGGGGAAAAGTTAAACCCCTATCCAAAACCGTAAGTATTCTGGAGTTGAAAGATATCTAAAGTATCATCTCAATTTCAAGGATGACAAATATAAGGTCCagggaggttaaataatttacccAGTGACATAAACTCTTATGTAGAGAAGAaggaacataaatttattttaagaatgtcTAATGACTAACTATGAAAAGCTAAGAGCTGCtgcatttacataaaaataatttatttaaaaaaaatttttattgaagttatagttgatttacagtgttgtgccaatctctgccgtgcagcaaagtgactcagttatacacacatagacattcttttttcatattcttttccattatggtttatcacaggatattgaatatagttccctgtgctatacagtaggaccttgttgtttacccatacTAAACgtcatagtttgcatctaccaaccccaaactcccagtccatccctctccctccccccttccccttggcaaccacaagtctgttccctttgtctatgagtctgtttcagttttgtagataggttcatttgtgtcatattttagattacacatataagtgatatcacatggtatttgtctttctctttctgacttacttcacttagtatgataatctccagttgtatccatgttgcggcaaatggcattatttcatccttttttatggctgaacagtattgtatatatgtatacaaccacaacttctttatccattcatctgttgatggacatttaagttgttttcatgttttggctattgtgaacagtgctgctatgaacatgggggtgcatgttaTCTTTTGGTACAGAAACAGGCATAcggatcaatgcaacagaatagagagcccagaaataaacccacacacctatggtcaattaatccttgacaaaggaggcaagaatataaaatgggaaaaagacagtctcttcagcaagtggtgcttgGAAAGTTGGACacctgcatgtaaatcaatgaagctagaacacaccctcataccatgtacaaaaataaactcaaaatggcttaaagacttaaacataagacatgacaccataaaactcctagaagagagcataggcaaaacattctctgacataaatcgtaccaatgttttcttaggttagTCTCCCAAGAATTCATTAATCTCAGTTCCAGGTAGATTTTTTATTTAGCCATCTGAGCTTCTTAAGTATTGAAGCAAATATTAAGATAGTTTTCTAAATACCTAGAGGAATTTCAGATAAAATTCATCAGACTCATGAAAATAGACATATTTGCCAGAACACTACATGTGATAGTTATCAGGCCAAGTAAGAGAGGTTCTACTGTTGTTGGTCTAATGACTGGTTAGGAAAAAATCCTGAAAGTCCTTAGGCCCTACAAGTAATATAGCTTCTGGTTTCCCTGGAGACAAGGCAATTAGCTCAGTGGTCTAGTGGAAGCCTACGATAAATATCTTGTAACATATGTGCACAGCATAAAAGTGCTTTTAAGAAAATCGGTATatcttcactttattttttaaaaagcacctaaATTAAATTATACTGTATCCAGTGGTACCTATTCCTTTCAACAAATACCAGAACCTCTTGGATACATTTGAAAGGTTAGTTTGATTAGTAAACGTATGTTAGGCTTATTCTCTTTCTTAATTATAAATAATGTAGACATGaagtggaaatcaaaatataaagaCTTTGGACAGGCCAGTAAGAATTGCTATTGATATGTGACTAGGCCTctcaataaataaagaataaaatattcataCTACCAGAAATAACCAGATACTTCAATATGAAGGgaagaaaatgttcatttttacttATAGAACAAACTGAAGACTCAAAAACTATGGCTTTATGTGTGTACGTATGTGCGTGCTATGTATATTGTCatgccaataaagatattttaatcttactgaatttataatatttataatagctggcAAAATTTCTCAGAACTTTTTTTAGTAGGCCAATTTGATAATGAGTAAAGAATAGAGCATAAATGTGATGTTTAAGGCTCTTTTCACCATATAGTCAGGGTACAGATGTCTAGGGAAAATCTCAGCATTTTGAGGGTGTgtcaaaacataaaatttttgaTGGCTGTAAAAATAGATATTGTTAATAAAAATAGCTTTACTCTTCCtgttaatagaaataataattatcctaataaaaaaatagaacgtataaagaaaataaaaattacaccaTCCAGAAATAAGTACTTTAAACATTTCACTGAACATATTATACTTTCatacccaaacacacacacacagacgatTTTACATAAATTGGACCACAAGTATAAAGCTAGTTTTAAAcgtttgttttgctctttttcttaaaaaaaaaaaaattcaggcatatcttttcatttcaataAATAGGGAACTACATAATCATTCTTATGGCTTCAGAGTATTCTTTCATAGAATgctccataatttatttaaccaaatcCTCACTGTAAGATATTAATCCTGTTTATGATATTTTTTGCTACAATAAACCTTGATAAACATTCTGTACATCCAGCTTGTTTACCACCTTGTCCAATTCTCTTTAAGGTAAACTGTCTACTATTAACTCTAACTGTCTGCAGTCAGAAGTGCTGGATAAGACAGTATGCATATTTTAACTCATACCTAACAGAAAGTTTGTCTAACCCTTTGAGAAAGCAACTTGTCAGTATGTATTAAGATCCTTAgatgtgcccatgggaggaggggTGGTCTGCTGATCTGTGGCAGTGTGGCCTTGTGAGGGGTTTAGGCCTAGTTGGAAGCTACAGTTTCTGGAGGAGAGGTGCAGTGGAATTACGACTGAATACCAATATCTGTGCACATCAACATCTGTGCACCCTGACATCTACTGCAGCCCTGGCCTCTGCATGCCCTGACATCTCCATGCTCTAGGCAGGGCACAGTCAGGTCCAGGAGCAACTGTCTCTAGCACTGAGCAGTAAGTAATCAGCTCCCCCACCCTGTCCTCAGTCACTCAGAGACAAAGCCTGCAGAAGACCACTGCTAGCCCACCTGCCAGAGAGACCAGGGAAACAGGACGCCCTGCAAGGTGTGGTAAGGAAGGTGTGGAGGAGCCTCTAGGAGCTGTCTTGATAAAAGATAGCGATGAACAGTCAATATACATTACCATACTACAAAGCTGAAGGCAGCCTTGCAATGAGCATGTTTAATACCTACATGGGGAAACTGCAGCGACAACTGTACAAGGGGAGTACCCTATATTCCACTATGCACCAGTGTTTGAGAGTGACTTTATACAGGTCAGCAGAAAAGGAGAAGTGATTGATGTGCACAACCGGGCCTGAATGGTGACTGTGGGCATCGTTCGTACCAGCCCCCGCCTCACACTACCTGATGTCATGCTGCTGGCCCGACCAGCTGCTATCTGTGATGACTATAACAGATACGGCCCTGCCACCCAGGAAAGAGGTAAAAAGCCTACACAGATCTTAGAGCTAACCAGGCTGCTTCCTTTGAAGTTTGTAAAGATATCCATCcataacagtaaaaaaacaacagCTCCGCCTTAAGCTTGCCACTAGCCGCTCTTTCTACCTTCAGCTGTGTCCCCCTTCAGATACAAGAGATCTTTTTATTCAGTGGGAAAACCTCATTTACATCCTGAGACCACCAGTGGAGGCTTACAGCAGCACCCAGGTCATTCCAGCTAGGGACACTCTGGACATAACTGGGTTTGAGGAAGAGAGTAAGTGCCCAGTGGTAAGCACTCTGCAATCTCTAAAAGACGAGGCCAAGGTGCTTAGGGAGAACAGCTAAAGGTGCTGCAGAGGCTTTGGTACACAGGCTCACCTGGAAAATACATGGATTTTTGGAAGGACTCAGGGCCAAATCAGCCTCATTTGGAGGCCATGGCCCACTGAGGAGGTTCCTAGTACTTCTCCAAGGCTGTATTTCAGAGATTCCTTAACTGTCGGCAACGCTTAATTTCATATCCAATATTGTATTGCCATGTGCAGCATCCTGACCATccaatctattcttttttttatgtttctcttgcttttctcatttttttattggagtatagttgctttacactgctgtgtcagtttctctgtacagtaaagtgcatcagccacacatatacatatatcccctcttttttggatttccttcccatttaggtcaccacagagcaccgagtagagttccctgtgctgtacagtaggttctcattagttatctatttaatacataatagtgtatatatgtcaatcccaatctcccaattcatcccacccccccccttcccccttggtatccatacatttgttctctacgtct
It encodes the following:
- the GARIN6 gene encoding LOW QUALITY PROTEIN: Golgi-associated RAB2 interactor protein 6 (The sequence of the model RefSeq protein was modified relative to this genomic sequence to represent the inferred CDS: inserted 1 base in 1 codon; deleted 1 base in 1 codon; substituted 1 base at 1 genomic stop codon); translated protein: MNSQYTLPYYKAEGSLAMSMFNTYMGKLQRQLYXGEYPIFHYAPVFESDFIQVSRKGEVIDVHNRAXMVTVGIVRTSPRLTLPDVMLLARPAAICDDYNRYGPATQERGKKPTQILELTRLLPLKFVKISIHNSKKQQLRLKLATSRSFYLQLCPPSDTRDLFIQWENLIYILRPPVEAYSSTQVIPARDTLDITGFEEESKCPVVSTLQSLKDEAKVLRENS